One window from the genome of Rhodopirellula halodulae encodes:
- a CDS encoding DUF1559 domain-containing protein, with protein MKRSEVRPQGFTLVELLVVIAIIGVLVGLLLPAVQAAREAARRMSCSNNFKQLGLAIHNYHSAYNQLPMHGAGTDGPGGTPAIARGNSANASTDWWGNFATNNSWRLSALVGMTPFIEQQAIWEEISNPSTYNALAPDTPLGTPWPPMGPTMEFLEYRPWVTNIATLRCPSDPGQGLPGQGRTNYGICLGDSMEWSVRGPANPPIRTGGGGTPNWKYAKHSGWAQRSRAADRGIFVPHDGAKFRDILDGLSNTIAMAELVTDLGDRDTRGIQSINGNPPNEVRANPSFCIDDGQIDAQRPQFWAAGVPTQNANGGRGFKWADFRPNFSGVHTIAPPNAAICGGNNAGQTGMFPPSSRHQGGVHVLMGDGAVKFITDSIEAGNQRHEMVWQNASTPTAAPGSKSPYGIWGALGTKASKEVVDQEF; from the coding sequence ATGAAACGATCTGAAGTTCGGCCACAGGGTTTCACATTGGTGGAGCTCTTGGTGGTCATCGCCATCATTGGCGTTTTGGTGGGGTTACTTCTGCCAGCTGTGCAAGCGGCTCGAGAAGCGGCCCGTCGAATGAGTTGCAGCAACAATTTCAAGCAATTGGGGCTCGCTATTCACAATTATCATTCGGCCTACAATCAATTGCCGATGCACGGGGCAGGAACAGACGGCCCTGGTGGTACACCAGCGATCGCTCGGGGCAATTCTGCCAATGCATCCACTGATTGGTGGGGCAACTTTGCTACCAACAATTCATGGCGATTGTCGGCGTTGGTTGGAATGACTCCCTTCATCGAACAGCAGGCAATTTGGGAAGAAATTAGCAATCCAAGCACATACAACGCGTTGGCGCCAGATACACCACTTGGAACTCCTTGGCCACCGATGGGGCCCACAATGGAGTTTCTCGAGTATCGTCCATGGGTGACAAACATTGCGACGCTTCGATGCCCAAGTGACCCAGGGCAAGGGTTGCCCGGTCAAGGACGCACGAACTACGGCATTTGCCTTGGCGATTCCATGGAATGGTCAGTTCGAGGGCCAGCGAACCCACCGATCCGCACCGGTGGAGGCGGGACGCCCAACTGGAAATACGCAAAACATAGTGGTTGGGCCCAAAGGTCGCGTGCCGCTGACCGAGGTATTTTCGTTCCGCACGACGGTGCCAAATTTCGTGACATCTTGGACGGTCTGTCCAACACGATTGCGATGGCGGAATTGGTGACTGATTTGGGAGACCGGGATACTCGTGGCATCCAGTCGATCAATGGGAACCCACCCAATGAAGTTCGCGCCAATCCCTCGTTCTGCATCGACGATGGCCAGATCGATGCGCAGCGACCTCAGTTTTGGGCTGCAGGCGTTCCCACGCAGAATGCAAATGGCGGACGTGGCTTTAAGTGGGCCGACTTCCGTCCGAACTTTAGCGGTGTGCACACGATCGCTCCACCAAATGCTGCCATCTGTGGTGGTAATAACGCGGGGCAAACTGGCATGTTCCCGCCTTCGAGTCGTCATCAAGGAGGTGTGCACGTGTTGATGGGAGACGGTGCCGTCAAGTTCATCACTGATTCGATCGAGGCGGGAAACCAGCGTCATGAGATGGTGTGGCAAAACGCGTCGACGCCCACGGCAGCCCCGGGGTCAAAAAGTCCCTACGGTATTTGGGGAGCTCTGGGAACCAAGGCCAGCAAAGAAGTGGTAGACCAAGAGTTCTAA
- a CDS encoding FG-GAP-like repeat-containing protein, which yields MLFATTKHCRVFLSTSLLVAIVIGCNRETPPETFDPSEVKRPLGRMRVLGRNGKWEDAWKLHEMVLEAHADDAEAITYVARVAHNTGRAQEAADYLEMASTVEDYASPKRVDETLIAMISAGRTHDAMDFLSRVVDAHPDRHETRRVLFDLQMGTEERGSGLQHGRRLIQERQFDLELLMNMTDTEIRSMDAKPLDEMVSRNPDDLRPLIGAARSAIDQNLFDEARESLDKIVDQHPKFATAAAMRMLLLAQQADWTELEASLPSLPSEVTQRRNFWIAIGMWSEAIDNQASAARSYWRAAKLDPDISLSWLNLQQVLQLDPSLGVAPETIEAIGNRAEQLNRFNQLRRRFDRSGRISRSVIAELAGVAEEMGRVWEAEAWASVGMQLPEDDSVDLQQLRSELVSELRRDTPWQQVQGFSELELDLSHLEFDPAIERFLGKASSSASRPTPRIAQETDRPVQTQPSAGNGSAIHLVNEASDRGIQFMATTGDDLDQPGISLHQTLGCGGASLDFDLDGWCDLALMTAGGTPPKKDSSPNKLFRNQNGQFIETPFHAGVHDRGFAQGAAVGDINEDGLPDLLCLNYGPNVLLINQGDGTFRDASEQWLASADETRWSTGAAFADLDSDGMSDLVILNYCEGLSPVTFECGGDEANEPARSCSPMRFSGDHDQFFQTSPMGKLVDRTQQWKMLPADAGRGLGVVIGRFDSAPGNQVFVANDMTSNFYWSRLESPTDNDASVDEDSDSNVDTWAESALPRGLAVDGRSVAQGSMGIASDDFNGDGKIDFYVTNFDQEYNTLHLQTGPGSWRDSTMSVGLGPDTLPLVGFGTLSTDLSGDGRNELVVCNGHVDIFQRDDPAAETSSKSNRRSMYAQPMQIFRHDGAGRFQLADVTGEYLGLPHVGRSVWSIDANRDLRPDLAVTHQTEPVALLINHSKADHPRLHLRVAGTNTSRDAIGTRLTVRSGDWQRTHWVTSGGSYLSSHQPGWLLSCPAKTEMVNIEVIWPNDERQVFSGVTPDQEWLLVEGQPEPVSF from the coding sequence ATGCTCTTTGCTACCACCAAACACTGCCGCGTTTTTCTTTCCACGAGCTTGCTTGTGGCAATTGTGATTGGATGCAATCGAGAAACACCGCCTGAAACCTTTGATCCGTCGGAAGTGAAACGTCCGCTGGGCCGGATGCGTGTGCTCGGCCGAAACGGTAAGTGGGAAGACGCTTGGAAGCTTCACGAGATGGTTCTCGAAGCTCATGCCGACGACGCGGAAGCCATCACCTACGTGGCTCGCGTCGCGCACAACACCGGTCGGGCTCAGGAAGCTGCGGACTACTTGGAGATGGCTTCGACGGTCGAAGATTACGCATCGCCCAAGCGCGTTGACGAAACACTGATCGCCATGATCTCGGCCGGGCGAACGCACGACGCGATGGATTTTTTGTCACGCGTGGTCGATGCCCATCCCGATCGTCACGAAACACGTCGCGTGCTGTTTGATTTGCAGATGGGCACGGAAGAACGCGGCTCGGGACTGCAACACGGCCGACGTTTGATTCAAGAACGACAGTTCGACCTTGAACTGTTGATGAATATGACGGACACCGAAATCCGGTCGATGGACGCGAAACCTTTGGACGAAATGGTTAGCCGCAACCCCGACGACCTGCGACCACTCATCGGAGCCGCACGATCGGCGATCGACCAAAACCTATTCGACGAAGCACGCGAAAGTCTCGACAAGATTGTCGATCAACATCCCAAATTCGCGACCGCTGCGGCGATGCGAATGCTGTTGTTGGCTCAACAAGCCGATTGGACCGAACTGGAAGCGTCACTGCCGAGTTTGCCGAGCGAGGTGACTCAGCGTCGAAACTTTTGGATTGCAATCGGCATGTGGTCCGAAGCGATCGACAACCAAGCATCCGCAGCACGCTCTTATTGGCGAGCTGCGAAACTGGATCCGGATATCTCGCTCTCTTGGCTGAATCTGCAACAGGTTCTGCAATTGGACCCTTCGCTAGGTGTGGCACCAGAGACCATCGAGGCGATTGGAAATCGTGCCGAGCAACTGAATCGTTTCAACCAACTTCGCCGCCGATTTGATCGCTCCGGCCGAATCTCGCGTTCCGTGATCGCGGAATTGGCTGGCGTCGCAGAAGAAATGGGTCGCGTCTGGGAAGCGGAAGCCTGGGCATCGGTCGGGATGCAGTTGCCGGAAGATGATTCCGTCGACCTCCAACAATTGCGTTCCGAGTTGGTGAGCGAACTTCGACGCGATACTCCTTGGCAGCAAGTTCAAGGCTTTTCTGAACTGGAACTGGATCTCTCTCATCTTGAGTTCGACCCGGCAATCGAACGATTTTTGGGCAAGGCTTCGTCGTCTGCCTCTCGACCCACGCCGCGAATTGCGCAGGAGACGGACCGCCCAGTTCAAACGCAACCAAGTGCTGGCAATGGCTCTGCAATCCATCTCGTCAATGAAGCCTCCGATCGTGGCATTCAGTTCATGGCCACGACCGGCGACGATCTTGATCAACCAGGAATCAGCTTGCACCAAACACTCGGTTGCGGTGGTGCCAGTCTGGATTTTGACCTGGATGGCTGGTGCGACTTGGCATTGATGACCGCCGGCGGCACGCCTCCGAAGAAAGACTCTTCGCCGAACAAACTGTTTCGCAATCAGAACGGGCAATTCATCGAGACACCCTTTCACGCGGGAGTGCACGATCGCGGATTTGCACAGGGTGCCGCAGTGGGCGATATCAACGAGGACGGTCTGCCGGATTTGCTCTGTTTGAACTACGGGCCGAACGTGCTGCTCATCAACCAAGGCGACGGAACCTTTCGCGATGCAAGCGAACAATGGCTGGCTTCGGCTGACGAAACACGCTGGTCGACGGGAGCCGCCTTTGCCGACCTGGATTCGGATGGCATGAGCGATTTGGTCATTCTTAACTACTGCGAGGGTTTGTCGCCGGTCACGTTCGAATGCGGCGGTGACGAAGCCAACGAACCGGCACGATCTTGCTCACCCATGCGATTCAGCGGCGACCATGATCAGTTTTTTCAAACTAGTCCGATGGGAAAGTTGGTGGATCGAACGCAGCAGTGGAAGATGCTGCCGGCCGATGCGGGACGAGGATTGGGCGTGGTGATTGGACGCTTTGATTCCGCGCCGGGCAATCAAGTTTTTGTGGCCAATGACATGACCAGCAATTTCTATTGGTCACGATTGGAATCGCCCACCGACAATGACGCATCGGTGGACGAGGATTCTGATTCCAACGTTGATACCTGGGCGGAATCGGCATTGCCACGAGGCTTGGCCGTGGACGGACGCTCGGTTGCTCAAGGTTCAATGGGGATTGCCAGCGATGACTTCAACGGTGATGGAAAGATCGACTTCTATGTCACCAACTTTGACCAGGAATACAACACGCTGCACCTGCAAACGGGGCCTGGTAGCTGGCGAGACTCCACCATGTCCGTCGGGCTGGGTCCGGACACGCTGCCCCTGGTCGGCTTTGGCACGCTGAGCACCGACCTGAGCGGAGACGGTCGGAACGAACTGGTCGTCTGCAATGGGCACGTCGACATCTTTCAACGTGATGACCCTGCAGCGGAAACCTCCTCAAAATCCAACCGACGATCCATGTACGCCCAACCCATGCAGATTTTTCGGCATGATGGAGCGGGCCGCTTTCAGTTGGCTGATGTCACGGGGGAATACTTGGGACTGCCGCATGTTGGGCGCAGTGTTTGGTCAATCGATGCGAATCGGGACCTGCGGCCGGACCTCGCGGTCACACATCAAACGGAACCGGTTGCGTTGCTGATCAACCATTCCAAGGCCGATCATCCAAGACTGCATCTTCGTGTGGCGGGAACCAACACTTCGCGAGACGCCATTGGAACTCGCCTCACGGTACGCAGCGGCGATTGGCAACGAACTCATTGGGTCACATCCGGTGGCAGCTATCTTTCGAGCCACCAACCGGGATGGCTGCTGAGCTGTCCTGCCAAGACAGAAATGGTGAATATCGAAGTCATTTGGCCCAACGACGAGCGACAGGTTTTCTCGGGCGTGACGCCCGATCAAGAATGGTTGCTGGTTGAAGGCCAGCCGGAACCAGTGTCCTTCTAA
- a CDS encoding peptidylprolyl isomerase, giving the protein MKVATFDTDRGTIRIELFDDKTPKTVKNFEDLCEKKFYDGLSFHRVIPNFMIQGGCPEGSGRGGPGYQFEDEFHPELKHDGPGVLSMANAGPNTNGSQFFITHEAQPHLDNRHSVFGKVIEGQDIVDSIEQGDTMKTVRVTEE; this is encoded by the coding sequence ATGAAAGTAGCCACGTTTGATACCGATCGCGGAACAATTCGTATCGAGTTGTTTGATGACAAGACTCCCAAGACTGTGAAGAACTTCGAGGATCTCTGTGAGAAGAAGTTTTACGACGGTTTGAGCTTCCACCGCGTCATCCCCAACTTCATGATCCAAGGCGGGTGTCCCGAAGGCAGCGGACGTGGTGGTCCCGGATATCAATTCGAAGATGAATTTCATCCAGAGCTCAAGCACGACGGACCCGGTGTCCTGTCGATGGCCAACGCGGGACCCAATACCAACGGCTCCCAATTCTTCATCACTCACGAAGCCCAACCGCACCTGGACAATCGTCACAGCGTCTTTGGGAAAGTGATCGAAGGCCAAGACATCGTGGACTCGATCGAACAAGGCGACACCATGAAGACGGTTCGCGTCACCGAAGAGTGA
- a CDS encoding glutamine synthetase beta-grasp domain-containing protein, protein MTKCKLEYIWLDGYQPTQSMRSKTKIVDDFSGKVEDAEMWSFDGSSTEQAPGGASDCLLKPVFCVPDPDRLGTGFLVMCEVLNADGTPHRSNGRSTIKDDDNDFWFGFEQEYTIFDPETNKPIGFPAEGFPGPQGPYYCSVGAGKAVGREIVEEHLELCLQAGLNVEGINAEVMMGQWEFQIFAKGAAQAGDEIWIARYLLDRTAEKYGMQINYHCKPVKGDWNGSGMHANFSNTTLRTCGSKEVYEAICQAFEPRITEHIDVYGADNDQRLTGLHETQSIDKFSYGISDRGASIRIPIATVEKGWKGWLEDRRPASNADPYMVASAIIATVKTANVPAGV, encoded by the coding sequence ATGACCAAGTGCAAGTTGGAGTACATCTGGCTCGACGGCTATCAACCGACCCAGAGCATGCGCAGCAAAACCAAGATCGTCGACGACTTCAGCGGCAAAGTGGAAGACGCCGAAATGTGGTCCTTTGACGGTTCGTCGACCGAACAGGCTCCTGGTGGTGCCAGTGACTGCTTGCTGAAGCCCGTTTTCTGCGTTCCCGATCCCGATCGTTTGGGCACCGGATTCTTGGTGATGTGCGAAGTGCTGAACGCTGATGGCACGCCTCACCGCAGCAACGGTCGTTCGACCATCAAAGACGACGACAACGATTTCTGGTTCGGTTTTGAACAGGAATACACGATCTTCGATCCTGAAACCAACAAGCCAATCGGTTTCCCAGCCGAAGGTTTCCCCGGTCCTCAAGGCCCTTACTACTGCTCGGTCGGTGCTGGCAAAGCCGTCGGTCGCGAGATCGTCGAAGAGCACCTCGAACTGTGCTTGCAAGCTGGCTTGAACGTCGAAGGCATCAACGCCGAAGTGATGATGGGTCAGTGGGAATTCCAAATTTTCGCCAAAGGTGCTGCACAAGCCGGCGACGAAATCTGGATCGCCCGTTACCTGCTCGACCGCACCGCTGAAAAATACGGCATGCAGATCAACTACCACTGCAAACCAGTCAAAGGCGACTGGAACGGCAGCGGCATGCACGCGAACTTCAGCAACACGACCTTGCGTACGTGTGGCAGCAAAGAAGTTTACGAAGCGATCTGCCAAGCATTCGAGCCTCGTATCACCGAGCACATCGACGTCTACGGTGCCGACAACGATCAGCGTTTGACCGGTCTGCACGAAACGCAATCGATCGACAAGTTCAGCTACGGCATTTCGGACCGTGGTGCATCGATCCGCATTCCAATCGCGACTGTCGAAAAAGGCTGGAAGGGCTGGTTGGAAGATCGCCGTCCCGCATCGAACGCTGACCCTTACATGGTCGCCAGCGCAATCATCGCAACGGTCAAGACAGCCAACGTTCCCGCCGGCGTCTGA
- a CDS encoding FG-GAP-like repeat-containing protein has translation MMFRVLGVISLLVPLVEGCGRSENHENQTPPQSKDAAIPPAGAADGEADPASARERSRMDERLVERVRPQVQAFCTACHVMPSPEGAPKHEWPQVVDQMYMTYKDSGRTDLVVPDRTETVKFFQLQAPETKGLPLKQQEFPPTETQWLTRGVDLGTSRPPGISHLQWIESGLADAPALVACDVNTGAVFATWPSKNTSQEEREPKRLATLFQPVHAEPCDLNDDGRLDLVVADVGEFNAADSDLGQVFALIQDEPESGETVGTMQRVVLADGLGRVAEVQPGDFDGDGDIDLLVAVFGWQKTGGIVLLRRDASVEISKGSRAFSKEVIDERAGPVNVPVIDLNGDGHLDFVALVSQEHESVEAFFNDGDGKFENVVLYNAPDPSYGSTGIDLVDLDGDGDVDVLYSNGDSFDRGPKRHHTVQWLENTFDDQTDWPREPAKKEGQPSRAEFVHHSLAKMPGVLRAQAGDFDGDGDLDIVAGALLATPTIQRWRGSQSPSILLLRQNGEQQFDGEIIEVDFQQHLTLEVADVDGDGADEFATGNFFRDGESDDPHMTWWKHPEMNSQE, from the coding sequence ATGATGTTTCGCGTTCTTGGAGTGATCAGCTTGCTCGTTCCGCTCGTTGAAGGATGCGGTCGTTCTGAAAATCACGAAAACCAAACGCCGCCCCAATCCAAAGACGCTGCGATTCCACCCGCCGGAGCCGCCGATGGCGAAGCGGATCCAGCTTCCGCTCGTGAGCGGTCTCGGATGGATGAACGTTTGGTGGAACGTGTGAGGCCGCAGGTCCAAGCCTTTTGCACCGCATGCCACGTGATGCCGTCGCCGGAGGGGGCTCCCAAGCACGAATGGCCTCAAGTCGTCGATCAGATGTACATGACGTACAAGGATTCCGGTCGAACCGATTTGGTGGTTCCTGACCGAACTGAAACGGTGAAGTTCTTTCAGTTGCAGGCACCCGAGACCAAAGGGTTGCCACTGAAGCAGCAAGAGTTTCCACCAACCGAAACTCAGTGGCTGACACGAGGGGTGGATTTGGGCACGTCTCGTCCCCCGGGAATCAGCCATTTGCAATGGATCGAATCGGGGCTGGCTGATGCACCGGCGCTGGTGGCCTGCGATGTCAACACCGGCGCGGTTTTCGCGACTTGGCCCAGCAAAAACACCAGCCAGGAGGAACGCGAACCCAAGCGGTTGGCCACTTTGTTTCAACCAGTTCACGCAGAACCATGTGACCTCAACGACGATGGTCGTTTGGACTTGGTGGTCGCGGACGTTGGTGAGTTCAACGCGGCCGATAGTGATCTTGGACAAGTGTTTGCGTTGATCCAAGACGAACCAGAGTCGGGTGAAACGGTGGGCACGATGCAAAGGGTGGTGCTGGCCGATGGTTTGGGTCGTGTGGCGGAAGTCCAACCGGGAGACTTCGACGGCGACGGTGACATCGATCTGCTCGTTGCGGTTTTTGGTTGGCAAAAGACCGGTGGGATCGTTTTGCTCCGCCGGGATGCTTCGGTAGAAATCTCAAAAGGCAGTCGGGCGTTCAGCAAAGAGGTCATCGACGAGCGTGCCGGCCCAGTCAACGTTCCCGTGATCGATCTGAATGGCGACGGTCATTTGGACTTCGTGGCTTTGGTCAGCCAAGAACACGAATCGGTCGAAGCGTTTTTCAACGACGGCGACGGAAAGTTTGAAAACGTCGTGCTCTACAACGCGCCGGATCCTTCATACGGATCAACCGGGATTGACTTGGTCGATTTGGATGGTGATGGCGATGTGGATGTGCTGTACAGCAACGGAGATTCGTTCGATCGAGGTCCCAAGAGACACCATACGGTGCAGTGGTTAGAGAACACGTTCGATGACCAAACCGATTGGCCGCGGGAACCGGCGAAGAAAGAAGGCCAGCCGTCGCGAGCGGAATTTGTGCATCATTCGCTCGCCAAGATGCCAGGCGTCTTGCGAGCCCAGGCGGGCGACTTCGACGGGGATGGTGATCTGGATATCGTCGCGGGGGCATTGCTTGCAACACCAACGATTCAGCGGTGGCGTGGCAGCCAGTCACCTTCGATCTTGCTGCTACGTCAGAATGGCGAGCAGCAATTCGACGGCGAAATCATCGAAGTCGATTTTCAACAACACCTGACATTGGAAGTCGCCGACGTGGACGGCGATGGCGCGGACGAATTTGCCACCGGCAATTTCTTTCGCGACGGCGAATCAGACGATCCGCACATGACTTGGTGGAAGCATCCGGAAATGAATTCGCAAGAGTAA
- the mutS gene encoding DNA mismatch repair protein MutS produces the protein MTPMMRQYHEAKEACGDALLFFRMGDFYELFLDDAKVAAGILGLTLTSRDKDSENPTAMAGFPHHQLDQYLQKLIRAGYRAAVCEQVEDPKAAKGLVRREITRVVSAGTLTDEGLLDPKEPNYLAAVFAPSQKAREKAQKLAAKTNDPAGGDYVGIAWAELSSGRFEAGVFPRARLDDELARVGPAEVLHCEDDATIHPDTTATWSWTPRPAWSYAAADAEKSLCKQLAVANLEGLGFEENGDLAIRAAGAVLCYLKETQRGSLDHFRSLTCHNRSPVLQIDAATRRSLEITRTMRSGSREGALLGVIDRTVTPMGSRLLADHLAAPLIDVDAITYRAEAVEEFVRNHNLRGDVRSILADTYDLTRLLARVATGRTGPRDLKQIAVTLRGLPSLKARLTERDSECLTCLESQLHLCPELCEQLESALEDDCPLSLADGNFIREGFDSELDTLRELARGGKQWIAEYQQRQMDETGIPNLKVGYNRVFGYYLEVSNAHKDKIPDDFIRKQTLKNCERYITPELKEYEEKVLAADEKASSREQMLFTLLRENTHKHLGVLQEVAGSIAMVDVVAALAEVAAQHHWVRPKLTDDSVLRIEGGRHPVLDVTMSQGEFVPNDCQQSPETGMILLITGPNMAGKSTYIRQVALITLLAQTGSFVPATSAEIGIADRIFARVGASDELSRGQSTFMVEMVETARILNTASSRSLVILDEIGRGTSTYDGLSLAWAITEHLHEQIGARTLFATHYHELAALQETLPRVANLSVSVKEWQDEVVFLHRIVPGSADKSYGIQVARLAGIPVEVNERAKDVLAQLEADHRDSLDRPTISAPNASTKGSGDTYQLTLFGYADHPLIQEIETIDIDSMSPIQAWQYLQEAKAKLTSGASPVRS, from the coding sequence ATGACTCCCATGATGCGACAGTACCACGAGGCGAAAGAAGCATGCGGCGACGCATTGCTCTTCTTTCGCATGGGCGATTTCTACGAGCTGTTTTTGGACGACGCCAAGGTCGCTGCGGGGATCTTGGGTCTGACCCTGACCAGTCGGGACAAAGACAGCGAAAACCCAACGGCGATGGCGGGTTTTCCGCATCACCAGCTCGATCAGTACCTGCAGAAACTGATCCGCGCCGGCTATCGAGCCGCGGTCTGCGAACAAGTCGAGGATCCGAAGGCCGCGAAAGGTCTGGTCCGCCGCGAAATCACACGGGTGGTGAGCGCAGGGACGCTCACTGACGAAGGACTGCTGGACCCGAAGGAACCCAATTACCTGGCAGCGGTCTTTGCCCCCAGCCAAAAAGCTCGCGAAAAGGCTCAGAAACTCGCCGCGAAAACGAACGATCCCGCCGGAGGAGACTATGTCGGGATCGCCTGGGCGGAACTTTCCAGCGGCCGTTTCGAAGCCGGCGTTTTCCCGCGAGCACGCCTGGACGATGAACTGGCGCGGGTCGGTCCCGCCGAAGTGCTTCACTGCGAAGACGACGCGACGATTCACCCGGACACCACGGCAACTTGGTCGTGGACACCTCGCCCCGCGTGGAGTTATGCCGCAGCGGACGCTGAAAAATCACTCTGCAAACAGCTCGCCGTCGCCAACCTGGAAGGGCTCGGATTCGAAGAGAACGGTGACTTGGCGATTCGCGCCGCCGGAGCCGTGTTGTGCTATCTGAAAGAAACCCAGCGAGGTTCGCTGGATCACTTCCGTTCACTGACCTGCCATAACCGAAGCCCGGTGCTGCAAATCGATGCTGCGACTCGGCGAAGCCTCGAAATCACCCGGACCATGCGTTCGGGCTCCCGCGAAGGCGCTTTGCTTGGCGTGATCGATCGCACCGTCACGCCGATGGGCTCGCGATTGCTGGCGGATCACTTGGCCGCGCCACTGATCGATGTCGATGCCATCACGTATCGCGCCGAGGCCGTCGAAGAATTCGTACGCAACCACAATTTGCGTGGGGATGTGCGATCGATCCTGGCGGACACGTACGACCTAACACGTTTGCTCGCACGAGTGGCAACCGGCCGAACCGGCCCGCGTGACCTGAAGCAAATCGCGGTGACCCTTCGTGGGCTACCCAGCCTGAAAGCTCGTCTGACCGAACGTGACAGCGAGTGCTTGACCTGTTTGGAATCTCAGCTTCATCTCTGTCCGGAGTTGTGCGAACAACTTGAGTCCGCTCTCGAAGACGACTGCCCTTTGTCGCTCGCCGATGGCAACTTCATTCGCGAAGGGTTCGATTCCGAACTCGACACGCTTCGCGAACTCGCTCGCGGTGGCAAGCAGTGGATCGCTGAATACCAACAGCGACAAATGGATGAAACCGGCATCCCGAATTTGAAGGTCGGATACAACCGCGTCTTTGGCTACTACCTCGAAGTCAGCAACGCACACAAAGACAAAATCCCAGACGATTTCATTCGCAAGCAAACGCTGAAAAATTGCGAACGATACATCACGCCGGAATTGAAGGAATACGAAGAAAAGGTCCTCGCGGCGGACGAGAAAGCATCCTCCCGTGAGCAAATGTTGTTCACGTTGCTACGTGAGAACACTCACAAACATTTGGGCGTGTTGCAAGAAGTCGCCGGTTCCATCGCGATGGTCGATGTGGTCGCGGCACTCGCGGAAGTCGCGGCTCAGCATCACTGGGTACGTCCCAAACTCACCGATGACAGCGTGCTGCGCATCGAAGGCGGACGGCACCCGGTGCTGGACGTCACGATGTCGCAAGGTGAATTCGTCCCGAACGATTGCCAACAAAGCCCCGAGACAGGCATGATCCTGTTGATCACGGGACCGAACATGGCGGGCAAGAGCACCTACATCCGCCAAGTCGCGTTGATCACGTTGCTCGCACAAACGGGCAGCTTTGTGCCGGCCACCTCCGCCGAGATCGGTATCGCCGACCGCATCTTCGCGCGTGTCGGCGCCAGCGACGAACTCAGCCGTGGCCAAAGTACATTCATGGTCGAGATGGTCGAAACCGCTCGCATCTTGAACACCGCTTCATCACGCAGTTTGGTGATCCTGGACGAAATCGGGCGCGGGACCAGCACCTACGATGGGCTGTCCTTGGCTTGGGCAATCACGGAACATCTGCACGAACAAATTGGTGCTCGAACACTGTTCGCAACGCACTATCACGAGCTTGCGGCATTGCAAGAAACGTTGCCTCGCGTGGCGAACCTGAGCGTGTCGGTGAAGGAATGGCAAGACGAAGTTGTGTTCTTGCACCGCATCGTTCCGGGAAGTGCCGACAAGAGCTACGGTATCCAAGTCGCGCGTTTGGCCGGCATTCCCGTGGAAGTCAACGAGCGTGCTAAAGACGTCTTGGCTCAACTCGAAGCAGACCATCGAGACAGCCTGGACCGGCCAACGATTTCGGCCCCCAATGCCAGCACCAAGGGTTCAGGCGACACGTACCAACTGACCTTGTTTGGCTACGCGGATCACCCGTTGATCCAGGAGATCGAAACGATCGACATCGATTCCATGTCGCCAATTCAAGCCTGGCAGTACCTGCAAGAAGCCAAAGCAAAACTGACCAGCGGAGCCTCGCCCGTTCGTTCGTGA